The Aneurinibacillus migulanus genome contains the following window.
ATGCCATCGTACTTCCCAATTCTTTTTATGTAGCCTATCCTCGTAAATTTCAGCTTTAATAAAATTGTTTTGGATAAAATGTTTCGTTGGTCTAACTATCAAGTTTACAAGGTCTTCAATTCCGTAAGGTGTTAGCAAGTCAATGTTATTTTCGTCATTCAAACGAACAGCGATTGCTGTTGCTGTTTCAGGAAATTTCGATACTGCATCTTCAGTCGATTTATAAGGATGGTCACCATTTCGTCGGTGCATCCTTGCTTGATTTTTGACTGACCAATTTATATTCGGATTTACGGAATATAATCTTTCCTCAATAGACTTATCTATCTCTTCATCAATATAGGTTAAATTAAAATAAACCACATCGACATCTGTTATCTCGGTTGGTTCTTCAAAACCATGCAAAGCATCCCAAATCTTGTTACGAATAATCCCTGCACAAATCCAACAATCTGATAGTTTAAGGGACTTAACAATATTAAGTATCTCTATCATCATGTCATCATTTTGTATTAAATCAACTATATCTTTGTGATTTTTTATCATCATTCAACCACCGCTGAAAAAGTTTGAAATTACCTCTTTATTGTACCTTAATGCTGCAGCTATATCGTTTCTCCAACGTGCTTTGTCCGATCTTCTTACACAAAATATGAATGTATCCGGTATGTTGCCTCATCATTATGCTCATGGAGGGATTACGGCCAGGCCAAACGTACGAGATTGCTGATGCTTATATCGGTATGTATCAGAAATTACCGACTCGGGTGATTATCCACCGGCTTACAGAAGAACAAACCAAAAAGAGATGGAAAGACCAAGCGATCAAAGAGAAAAAGAAAGGGATTATTTATAAAGAACGTAGTAAGCGTTTAAGTGCCATCAATGTATATATCACTAACATTCCAGTGGAATCTGTCCCAGCAGAACATGTTCATAAGCTCTATTCTCTACGCTGGCAAATCGAGATTCTTTTTAAAACATGGAAATCCTTCTTTCAAATTGATAAGTACAAGTGAATGAAACAGAAACGATTAGAGTGTCATCTGTATGGGCAACTGATTATCCTACTTTGTTCTTCAACCATGTTTCGTATGCGACACTTGCTACTAAGCAAGAAGAAGCAAGAACTTAGTGAATACAAAGCCATTTATATGATTAAAGATTATTTTTTACTTTTGTATCAGTCCTTGCAAAACAACACCCAAGAAGTATCAAAGACCCTCCTTCGTCTGTTTCGCCTGTTAGAGAAAAACGGACGAAAATCCCACCGATATGAGAAAAAAACAGTCTTTGATATATTGGGTGTTGTTTACGAGTATACCATGACTAAGCGTAAAGTAGCCTAATTTTAAAAATGAAACCCGTTAGGGTTTATTTGATATGCGGAATTTTCAATGATCTACACTGATTTTTTAGAAAAAGAAAAAAGGTTCTTTTGAAACTGACCTTTCCCAACCTTAGCTTGATAGCGATGTGGCGAGACCCCTATAAGGATGTATATAGTTTATTTTATCTATTAATCAAAATCAATTTTTCCCTCAACTTTTAAGATTCTTGTTCGGGCTGAAGCTTATACCGAGTTTCTCGTCCAACCTTCTGATTACTAACAATAACCCCACCCTGTAAATCTGATACTCTTTCTAGCTCAGTATATTTCTGTCGCGTCTTCTGGTAATAATTGAACATGCCGAAGATAAGCTGTAACTCTTCTGTCCTCGTCATACGGGTATTCGTAACCGAAATGATCGGCAACTCGGACAGCGATGTTTCGAAATAAACTGCACATGGCAAAAAAGGAGTCCCATATATTAGCGTAATCGGAGTTAGAGTAAGTCGCTTTAAGCTCGTTCCATGCTTGCTCTTCCAAGTACTTTTCAAAGTACTTACCGTATTTACCCGCGCTTACCGAGAATTGAGTGTTTATGCCAATACGCCATTCGAGAACGTAATGTAACATATTTCGCATTGACTCTTCCAGCATCATTTTTACAAAGGGGAGTTCTTTTCGCCAGAGCCCCTTCGCAACATTTGTGCTGCACCACCAAAATTCATTGCAGCAATCTGAGAATTGTTTGGCCGTCGGTGGCTCAATCCAATAGTCATCATCGCTAGAAGGTGGGAACGGTTCAAATCGGTTATCCTTATCAAGAAGAAGCATGCTCAAACTATCAGAGTCTATGAGTTCATCCGCGTTTTCTATCGGCACTAAAGTAAGGTCTAAACGTTTTCCATCCGTAAATAGCATTAAATACGGAAAATTCCCGTCTTCTTCAGCCGGAGGAAGAATCATATCTTCGGGCATTTGCATGATGATTCTATCACCGAATTGATCAACCCAGCGATGATTCGATATGAAAGATTCGATGTCATCTACGACATACACAATATCGTAATCTTGAAAACAATCTCGATTAACGGTGATATTGGTACGGGAACCGTTCATGATGACGGCGCGGATTCGCGCATCCTCTTCCGCTGTAGCCATTATCATATCCATCATTTCACGTTCAGTTCTCATTGTTTGGCGACCTCCAAATAGTTTTTTAATATAACCAGCTTTTTTAAGGTTCTGGAGGTACCCGGCACATGATAAAAGAATCTACGACACGTTATAACTTGTTTAAATGTTTTACCACTGATTGATCCTCCTATTCAAGAATAGTCTTAACAAAAAAAGTAAACTTCAATTGAAAAAGAATCAAGTTTAAGGAAACAGAAGCAGTTAATCTTTTTTAGCGTATGAGAAATGAGCCTTTTTTTGCTGGAGCGCAGGGCGCATCCAACCTCTTCTTTTTCTGAATCGCCTCCTTCCAACCACGCTACCCTATCAAAATATCAAGTGTAATTTATATAGTTATAATATTGGAAGTATCCTTTCCTGAATTTACTTTGCGGGTGGTGCCCTTTTTTGCACTGTTTTAAGGATATATGCATAGAAGACGAATGAAGGTAGCAGTAATCCATCTTACGCTATAATCAACCGTTTGAAAAAAACGACAAAGTTCATGGGTCCAACCAATGCACCAGGCACACTATACTCTTTTATCACACTTTTTGCCAAATGAGCTCACCACTGCAGGCATCGATATATTTCAATTCTCGATTACGGTCAACGCCCGAAAGAGCAGCGGCTTGACAAGTTGTGGTAGGCTCATAGAGCAGGCGGTAAACTGGCGAATTCTCGTCTAAGTCTTTAAACCATTTAAGTCGGATGCTAACATGCTCACTGTATCGATCAAACGCTTTTTCGGGTGTAAGCACCGGGTAAAAGTTCCTCTCTGCCCGCTCTAGAATCTCTTCATAAGAGACTCCTATATAACTGCAAATTTTCCCAGTCGAAGTACTGACACTAATCATTACCCGTTCATGGTTAACAGGGATATTGTTGATGTAGACAGGTAGATAGAAAAACTCGCGATCACGCAGTTCCTCATCCATGTTTTCCTGATTCACTTCGAGCTGAAGGTAAGAAGTATAATCCGGAAAAACATGTTGCAAAAACTGTTCCGCCTTCTCCCAGCATTGCTTCCGGGTCAGGGGTGCAGTTGCAGCCGTTTCTTTTTCCTCTTCAGTCCAGTGGAAGAACCGTGCCAAACGCCCTGTCGATTTTTCGATTTGAATTATAAATGAGGATTCTAGTTTTCGTAGCGAATCACCCCATTTACGTGTAAGCATCCACAGAAAGTGCTTCTGGTTCTGGCCCTTCACCTACTTTCCCTTTAAGCTTATATAGCAATTCAATCCTCTCATCGTCATCCTTCGATTTCTCAAGCATATATAACTTTGGATCGATACCAAGCAACAGCTCCCAGGCTGCGATGTTTTTGATCAACCCCTCACTTGGATGATCCAGGTTCAGCGGCATTTTTCCCTTTTCGCTTTCTTCCAATGTTAGTGTACCACCCAAGTTACTGGTATTATCTCTTTCCATCGGAGTAATTGGGTGACTAGGAGGCATCATATAATGTTCGATTCCAAAGTGATCAACGCCTGTAATGGCGTCGATCAATCGATGAGCCGGAATCGCTTCATAGACAAGTCGATATTCAGGCTTTGTTCCCTCCATTTCATACATAGAAGGATACAATGTAACCATTGTCAGTTTCATTTGTAAATCACTTAACACTTGTTGTCTCACGTTTTTTGCATCAACGATGCTATCAGGCCACTTTGGTCTAGGGGCGGTTTTTTGTTCAGATCGATATCTGATGATGTTTAAGCTATTATCCAGTGTAATTTCACAGCCCGTATCGGGAAGCGGTAGTCCCCCAACCTCCTCCCTATAGGTGATAAATCGAAAATTTTGTCTCTCTTCGATATTTACCCAAGTGAATGCTGTATGATCGGGATTATGTTTCATTAGAAAAGCGTCAGCGATCGCCTTCGCGTCCTCTTCGGAGTTGTCTTGGTTCCCTGTATTTTTATCTTCCATATCGATATCCAGCCTTATCAAATCCCCGGTTTCCAGGTCCAGCACAACTTCAATTTTGCAGTCGTTTTTTTCTGGATCCTCCCAAATGAAGGATCGATATTTCTCATCACCCTTAGGTGTGTTATCTTCCATTTCCAGCCGGTAATGATCTGGAATCATGACAACTGTTGTTGCTTTTGTTCGGAGTGTCTCATAATCGATTAACATATATACCTCCATGATTTAGCCCTAATTTAAACAAAGTTTTTTATATCTTATAGAAGCTATACGTACTGCGGGTTATTATCTAGCTTTGGCTGAGGTTTCCCGCCCAAAATATTGGCTCCTCTTTTTTGGTTAAAACTGATTTTGACCGCGCCGCCCACAGCACTTTACCGATTGCGGCGGAAGGAGAATAAGGGTTAAGCAACTGCGTTACGACACGGGTTTGAGGGCTGTGACAAGCTGCCGAGAGACAACTTGCCGCAGCCCTCTTTAGGCTTTCCATTCAACAGCTTGCCTACATTGAAATCGGATGCCGGATGAAATTTAAGGTTGTTCCCCGGTAAACCGCGAGGTCACGAATTTCACTTCGGGATATTCGTCGCTCGGGCCGTCAAGCAAGCTCCCTCCTTTGTTCTTCAAATATTTATCAAAAAAATCAAGCGTATATGCGTTTACGATAAAGGTGGCTCTTGCCGGGCTGATTTTGCCGGTCAATTTCACATGCTGGAAAAGTGGGGACAAGAATTGCAATTCGCCGAAATTGTAATGCTCCGTACCCTCGATATACAAAATTTGCCCGCCATTTTTAGCTACATGTTCAAGATGTTCCAGTTGGAGTTTAACTCCTTTGGTATCCTTATCTACCTGTTCTCTTGTGGACCCCATCGCCTCCAACTCTTCGTTCGTATAGACGTAATTTTCCTTGACTTTATTGTAGAGACTGAAAGCCATTTCCGAAAAAATGAACATAAACGGCTTCGACAAAGGCTCTTTGTCATAAAGGTAAAGCGATCCGTCTAGATCAATCCCCGCCGTAATTCTGGGATCATAGGCCACGTCGTACGACGCGGCTCCGCCGAAGGAA
Protein-coding sequences here:
- a CDS encoding nucleotidyltransferase family protein; protein product: MIKNHKDIVDLIQNDDMMIEILNIVKSLKLSDCWICAGIIRNKIWDALHGFEEPTEITDVDVVYFNLTYIDEEIDKSIEERLYSVNPNINWSVKNQARMHRRNGDHPYKSTEDAVSKFPETATAIAVRLNDENNIDLLTPYGIEDLVNLIVRPTKHFIQNNFIKAEIYEDRLHKKNWEVRWHKLNIMHMT
- a CDS encoding aminoglycoside 6-adenylyltransferase; the encoded protein is MRTEREMMDMIMATAEEDARIRAVIMNGSRTNITVNRDCFQDYDIVYVVDDIESFISNHRWVDQFGDRIIMQMPEDMILPPAEEDGNFPYLMLFTDGKRLDLTLVPIENADELIDSDSLSMLLLDKDNRFEPFPPSSDDDYWIEPPTAKQFSDCCNEFWWCSTNVAKGLWRKELPFVKMMLEESMRNMLHYVLEWRIGINTQFSVSAGKYGKYFEKYLEEQAWNELKATYSNSDYANIWDSFFAMCSLFRNIAVRVADHFGYEYPYDEDRRVTAYLRHVQLLPEDATEIY
- a CDS encoding YcdB/YcdC domain-containing protein; this translates as MLTRKWGDSLRKLESSFIIQIEKSTGRLARFFHWTEEEKETAATAPLTRKQCWEKAEQFLQHVFPDYTSYLQLEVNQENMDEELRDREFFYLPVYINNIPVNHERVMISVSTSTGKICSYIGVSYEEILERAERNFYPVLTPEKAFDRYSEHVSIRLKWFKDLDENSPVYRLLYEPTTTCQAAALSGVDRNRELKYIDACSGELIWQKV
- a CDS encoding YcdB/YcdC domain-containing protein — its product is MLIDYETLRTKATTVVMIPDHYRLEMEDNTPKGDEKYRSFIWEDPEKNDCKIEVVLDLETGDLIRLDIDMEDKNTGNQDNSEEDAKAIADAFLMKHNPDHTAFTWVNIEERQNFRFITYREEVGGLPLPDTGCEITLDNSLNIIRYRSEQKTAPRPKWPDSIVDAKNVRQQVLSDLQMKLTMVTLYPSMYEMEGTKPEYRLVYEAIPAHRLIDAITGVDHFGIEHYMMPPSHPITPMERDNTSNLGGTLTLEESEKGKMPLNLDHPSEGLIKNIAAWELLLGIDPKLYMLEKSKDDDERIELLYKLKGKVGEGPEPEALSVDAYT